A portion of the Krasilnikovia cinnamomea genome contains these proteins:
- a CDS encoding helix-turn-helix transcriptional regulator gives MQTRAPFIIGRNAQLDTIERALTEARTGTGSAVFLVGEPGIGKSRLALAAAERAAAAGMHVLRGRGSTVGPTVPFRPLTEALLSQFRGRPLPQDRELAPYRPVLGRLMPEWGHPGGQYGDSLIVLAEAVLRLLAALGRDAGCLLVLEDLQDADAETLAVVEYLVDNAAGQPIVLLAAVSAEPSEARDLAHSATRRHTGRVLELPPLDRDEVHRLVAAALDTERDGVPDPVARQLWEHSAGNPFIVEELLHAMVDNGVLVGGATRWRVAGELRTDVPATLVRGVAHRIDRLGPSGRTLLSAAATLGYRFPLSVVHRMLGTAEEATHARVQAAIEAQLVVPDEPAPDWFAFRHPTTARALLAQLTPMDRAQLSRRAADVIESLHPGLPGPWCPMVAALRQAAGDPAEAARRYTQAGRRALDDGAAGSAVTLLERARELAADGGDPSARADTLEALLPALAESGAFERALQLGEAPDELGWAGLDAHRRAALHTRLAKVAHLAGRWPDGIAQISKARLLLGDEGTDEDTAPVDTVAAFLALDSPSPGRIEIAADLARRAVVAAERVPLPQVACQAWELLGTLARGRDLAESDLCFERAIRLAEQHRLPISRIYALVRLGGNRCLADGDTSGLRRAGQEALRVGAITAGLTVDAILAMQSVLTGEFESAGRQLAEVERSTSRLQLLSILRYVLVVRATLAAHRADRAEMAQALDEFKRWDGEHSPELPLAVGLARVFCALLEEDTHQLDRELATAAEIDRENPSAFHLSGRHGLYLLLDVLAGRAGWPELNEVAGVAAGQMRWNRHFVELARAVLLGRDGNVPAADAAAAAAQVAAEPFPTARHLGLRLVAEEANRCGWGDAEGWLRRAEEHFHRAGVPAVASACRGLLRQIGASVQQRRAGADRVPAALRALSVTVREYEVFELLAERLNNRAIGTRLHISPRTVEKHVASLIIKTDRPGRAALVEYAAAQRRHRRSPAD, from the coding sequence ATGCAAACCCGAGCGCCGTTCATTATCGGCCGCAATGCGCAACTCGACACCATCGAGCGGGCGTTGACCGAAGCCAGGACGGGCACCGGGAGCGCGGTCTTCCTCGTCGGCGAGCCCGGCATCGGCAAGTCACGTCTGGCGCTGGCAGCGGCCGAGCGGGCCGCCGCGGCCGGCATGCACGTGCTGCGCGGCCGGGGCAGCACGGTCGGGCCCACGGTGCCGTTCCGGCCACTGACCGAGGCCCTGCTCTCCCAATTTCGCGGGCGACCGCTGCCGCAGGACCGGGAGCTGGCCCCGTACCGTCCGGTGCTCGGCCGGCTCATGCCCGAGTGGGGCCATCCCGGCGGCCAGTACGGCGACTCGCTGATCGTGCTGGCCGAAGCGGTGCTCCGGCTGCTGGCCGCGCTCGGCCGCGACGCCGGCTGCCTGCTGGTGCTGGAGGACCTCCAGGACGCCGACGCCGAGACCCTCGCGGTCGTGGAGTACCTCGTCGACAATGCGGCCGGTCAGCCGATCGTGCTGCTGGCCGCGGTCAGCGCGGAGCCGTCCGAGGCCCGCGACCTGGCCCACTCGGCGACCCGACGGCACACCGGGCGGGTGCTGGAGCTGCCCCCGCTGGACCGCGACGAGGTGCACCGGCTGGTCGCCGCCGCCCTGGACACCGAACGCGACGGTGTACCGGACCCGGTCGCCCGGCAGTTGTGGGAGCACAGCGCCGGCAATCCGTTCATCGTCGAGGAACTGCTGCATGCCATGGTGGACAACGGCGTGCTGGTCGGCGGCGCGACCCGCTGGCGCGTCGCCGGGGAGCTGCGCACCGACGTGCCGGCCACGCTCGTACGCGGCGTCGCGCACCGCATCGACCGGCTGGGACCCTCCGGCCGGACGCTGCTGTCGGCCGCCGCGACACTGGGCTACCGGTTCCCGCTCTCGGTGGTGCACCGGATGCTCGGCACGGCCGAGGAGGCCACCCACGCCCGGGTGCAGGCCGCGATCGAGGCGCAGCTCGTGGTGCCCGACGAGCCGGCACCGGACTGGTTCGCGTTCCGCCATCCCACCACCGCCCGGGCGTTACTCGCCCAGCTCACCCCGATGGACCGCGCTCAGCTGTCCCGCCGCGCCGCCGACGTCATCGAATCGCTGCATCCCGGGCTGCCCGGTCCCTGGTGCCCGATGGTCGCGGCACTGCGGCAGGCCGCCGGCGACCCGGCCGAGGCCGCCCGCCGGTACACCCAGGCCGGCCGGCGAGCCCTGGACGACGGCGCCGCCGGCTCGGCGGTGACCCTGTTGGAACGGGCGCGGGAGCTGGCCGCCGACGGCGGCGACCCCAGCGCCCGCGCCGACACCCTCGAGGCGCTGCTGCCCGCGCTGGCCGAGAGCGGCGCCTTCGAGCGCGCGTTGCAGCTGGGCGAGGCGCCGGACGAGCTCGGCTGGGCCGGCTTGGACGCACACCGCCGCGCTGCCCTGCACACCCGCCTCGCCAAGGTCGCCCATCTGGCCGGGCGGTGGCCGGACGGGATCGCCCAGATCAGCAAGGCACGGTTGCTGCTCGGCGACGAAGGGACCGACGAGGACACCGCGCCGGTCGACACCGTCGCGGCGTTCCTGGCCCTGGACTCGCCCAGCCCCGGCCGGATCGAGATCGCGGCCGACCTGGCGCGGCGGGCGGTGGTCGCGGCGGAACGGGTGCCGCTGCCGCAGGTGGCGTGCCAGGCGTGGGAGCTGCTCGGGACGCTGGCCCGGGGCCGCGACCTGGCGGAGTCCGACCTCTGCTTCGAGCGCGCCATCCGGCTGGCCGAACAGCACCGCCTGCCCATTTCGCGGATCTACGCCTTGGTCCGGCTGGGCGGCAACCGCTGCCTGGCCGACGGCGACACGAGCGGGCTGCGGCGCGCCGGCCAGGAGGCGCTGCGGGTCGGCGCGATCACCGCGGGGCTGACCGTGGACGCCATCCTCGCCATGCAGTCGGTACTCACCGGCGAGTTCGAGTCCGCCGGCCGGCAACTGGCCGAGGTGGAGCGGTCCACCAGCCGGCTGCAGCTGCTGTCCATCCTGCGGTACGTGCTGGTCGTCCGCGCCACCCTGGCCGCGCACCGGGCCGACCGGGCGGAGATGGCGCAGGCGCTGGACGAGTTCAAACGCTGGGACGGCGAGCATTCGCCGGAACTGCCGCTCGCGGTGGGCCTGGCCCGGGTGTTCTGTGCGCTGCTGGAGGAGGACACCCACCAGCTCGACCGGGAGCTGGCCACCGCGGCCGAGATCGACCGGGAGAATCCGTCGGCGTTCCATCTGTCCGGCCGGCACGGCCTGTACCTGCTGCTCGACGTTCTGGCTGGCCGGGCCGGCTGGCCGGAGCTGAACGAGGTCGCCGGGGTGGCGGCGGGCCAGATGCGGTGGAACCGGCACTTCGTCGAACTGGCGCGCGCCGTGCTGCTGGGCCGCGACGGCAACGTCCCGGCAGCCGACGCCGCGGCGGCCGCGGCCCAGGTGGCGGCCGAGCCGTTCCCGACCGCCCGGCATCTCGGACTGCGGCTGGTCGCCGAGGAGGCGAACCGGTGCGGCTGGGGCGACGCGGAGGGCTGGTTGCGCCGCGCCGAGGAACACTTCCACCGCGCCGGAGTGCCCGCCGTGGCGAGCGCCTGCCGGGGCCTGCTGCGGCAGATCGGCGCGTCCGTCCAGCAGCGCCGCGCCGGCGCCGACCGGGTGCCGGCCGCGCTGCGGGCCCTGAGCGTGACCGTGCGTGAGTACGAGGTGTTCGAGCTGTTGGCCGAGCGGCTCAACAACCGGGCGATCGGCACCCGGCTGCACATCTCGCCGCGCACGGTGGAGAAGCACGTGGCGAGCCTCATCATCAAGACGGACCGGCCGGGCCGGGCGGCGCTCGTCGAGTACGCCGCCGCCCAGCGCCGGCACCGCCGGTCGCCGGCCGACTGA
- a CDS encoding glutamate synthase-related protein has protein sequence MTALQTSRFPEAEVRDRARRGAAAVFPDVAGYGRTLYGSEPAERSDDVLDAMRLVPPVFMPQRLEKLVELAREPLYPDVDLRTTVGGFAAPLPVYLSAFGSTQVASADLGVAASRQAGALGIPMVIGENVVSAGGYRSSGGAQRSLLDRVAAYAEALPAGLGGLAVQQSTEDADCEVWNLVYSDPAAQPLLDTGRLAFELKTGQGAKPGLGGMTVLDGSAAARVEDLYAIDPVFGPGAGRVLRSSSPGTFTDEILRQQIRFMRNNFPRARVWVKLHPGRDVREAATVAWEAGADAVTVDGAEGGTGWAPTSFLHQVGLPLGECLRRIGHHSGCLLVSGRIWEGARAAKCLALGARAVGLGRAGLLAVDEDPDAGLLRMVDCLALELRLLISALGKYAPGALDAEDVWSAATVRPEGALRVG, from the coding sequence GTGACCGCCCTGCAAACCTCCCGCTTCCCGGAGGCCGAGGTCCGGGACCGGGCGCGGCGCGGCGCGGCCGCGGTCTTCCCGGACGTCGCCGGCTACGGCCGCACACTGTACGGTTCGGAGCCCGCCGAGCGCAGCGACGACGTGCTGGACGCGATGCGGCTGGTGCCGCCGGTGTTCATGCCGCAGCGGCTGGAGAAGCTGGTGGAGCTGGCACGCGAGCCGCTCTACCCGGACGTGGACCTGCGCACCACGGTCGGCGGGTTCGCCGCCCCGCTGCCGGTCTACCTCTCCGCGTTCGGCTCCACCCAGGTGGCCAGCGCCGATCTGGGCGTGGCCGCCAGCCGTCAGGCCGGTGCGCTGGGCATCCCGATGGTGATCGGTGAGAACGTGGTGTCGGCGGGCGGCTACCGCAGCTCGGGCGGCGCGCAGCGCTCGCTGCTGGACCGGGTCGCCGCGTACGCCGAGGCGCTGCCCGCCGGGCTCGGCGGCCTCGCCGTGCAGCAGAGCACCGAGGACGCCGACTGCGAGGTGTGGAACCTGGTCTACAGCGACCCGGCGGCGCAGCCGCTGCTCGACACGGGACGGCTGGCGTTCGAGCTGAAGACCGGGCAGGGCGCCAAGCCGGGACTGGGCGGCATGACCGTGCTCGACGGGTCCGCCGCCGCCCGCGTCGAGGACCTGTACGCGATCGACCCGGTGTTCGGCCCCGGCGCCGGGCGGGTGCTGCGCAGCAGCTCCCCGGGAACCTTCACGGACGAGATCCTGCGCCAGCAGATCCGGTTCATGCGCAACAACTTCCCGCGCGCCCGGGTGTGGGTGAAGCTGCACCCTGGCCGGGACGTGCGGGAGGCGGCGACGGTGGCGTGGGAGGCCGGCGCGGACGCCGTCACGGTGGACGGCGCCGAGGGCGGCACCGGCTGGGCGCCGACGTCGTTCCTGCACCAGGTGGGTCTGCCGCTCGGCGAGTGCCTGCGGCGGATCGGCCACCACAGCGGCTGCCTGCTGGTGTCCGGCCGGATCTGGGAGGGCGCCCGGGCCGCGAAATGCCTGGCCCTGGGGGCGCGGGCGGTCGGCCTGGGCCGGGCCGGACTGCTCGCCGTGGACGAGGATCCCGACGCCGGTCTGCTGCGGATGGTCGACTGCCTGGCGCTGGAGCTGCGCCTGCTGATCAGCGCGTTGGGCAAGTACGCGCCGGGCGCCCTCGACGCCGAGGACGTCTGGTCGGCCGCCACGGTCCGGCCGGAGGGTGCGCTGCGGGTCGGCTGA
- a CDS encoding asparagine synthetase A has translation MTECTGAGVPAGFPASPREHLSSPVTRTVLRVQHRILDAAREYLRGEGFTELLPPLLGPVTDPGGRGSKPIDVDYYGHRYKLMTSAILYKQASLLAFDRIFYVAPNVRMEPPETATTGRHLVEFHQIDVELAGAGRDDATRIAEGLVRHAVRRVVDELPGELEELGRDVGAFTELLTAPFGHRTHADAVAELHGMGHAQSPDAEIDWRAEVKLSGKASRPFFVEDYPKGSRGFYDREDPDRPGTLQNFDLVAPEGYGELCSGSERESAYDRIVTRMRETGENPAKYGWYLQLARDGIPASAGFGLGLERFTRYVAGLDAVWQANAYPKLPGVKSP, from the coding sequence ATGACTGAATGCACCGGCGCCGGGGTCCCGGCCGGGTTCCCCGCCTCGCCGCGGGAGCACCTGTCCTCCCCGGTCACCCGTACGGTGCTGCGGGTCCAGCATCGGATCCTGGACGCCGCGCGCGAGTACCTGCGCGGCGAGGGCTTCACCGAGCTGCTGCCCCCGCTGCTCGGCCCCGTGACGGACCCCGGCGGCCGGGGATCCAAGCCGATCGACGTCGACTACTACGGCCACCGGTACAAGCTGATGACCAGCGCAATCCTGTACAAGCAGGCGTCGCTGCTGGCCTTCGACCGGATCTTCTACGTGGCGCCGAACGTGCGAATGGAGCCGCCGGAGACCGCCACGACCGGCCGGCACCTGGTGGAGTTCCACCAGATCGACGTCGAGCTGGCCGGCGCCGGACGCGACGACGCAACCCGGATCGCCGAGGGGCTGGTCCGGCACGCGGTCCGGCGGGTGGTCGACGAGCTGCCCGGCGAGCTGGAGGAGCTGGGCCGCGACGTCGGGGCCTTCACCGAGCTGCTGACCGCGCCGTTCGGCCACCGGACGCACGCCGACGCCGTGGCGGAGCTGCACGGGATGGGTCACGCGCAGAGCCCGGACGCCGAGATCGACTGGCGGGCGGAGGTGAAGCTGTCCGGCAAGGCGAGCCGGCCCTTCTTCGTCGAGGACTATCCCAAGGGCTCCCGCGGCTTCTACGACCGGGAGGACCCGGACCGCCCGGGGACGCTGCAGAACTTCGACCTCGTCGCGCCCGAGGGTTACGGCGAGCTGTGTAGCGGCAGCGAGCGGGAATCCGCGTACGACCGGATCGTCACCCGGATGCGGGAGACCGGCGAGAACCCCGCCAAGTACGGCTGGTACCTGCAGTTGGCGCGCGACGGCATCCCCGCCAGCGCCGGGTTCGGCCTGGGCCTGGAACGGTTCACCCGCTATGTGGCCGGCCTCGACGCGGTCTGGCAGGCCAACGCGTACCCGAAGCTGCCCGGGGTGAAGTCGCCGTGA
- a CDS encoding methylaspartate mutase: protein MTLDTLGAGGPPCATGPAAGAGDLSGIGRGFGAFVARAKAAGRLVVQPRMGMGSPRLMREGLLATRRADATTVGTITIDSYTRVGNHAAARRALADGIDLNGYPIVGHDTAVTRAVLHGVQDDSFPVQVRHGSATPQQIFAALVAAGLDATEGGPVSYCLPYSRTPLRESVANWVQCCELLATLAQTGAEPHLETFGGCMMGQLCPPGLLVAISVLEAMFFRQHGVRSISLSYAQQTDPEQDAEAVRALQRLAAELLPDTDRHVVIYTYMGLYPRTPAGARDLLVAAARLAVRCGAERLIVKTEAEAHRIPTIAENVAALELAAATAAGEPRGGGPVGDTGVYAEARALVQAVLELDADLGRALVRAFDRGYLDVPYCLHPDNAGRSRSYIDSAGRLRWAEIGAMPIGHVVGASRPRRVTAADLLGALSHVESKYDRAALGRPAAAHLPAHDRVRCADGGEMAEHDD, encoded by the coding sequence ATGACCCTCGACACGCTCGGCGCGGGCGGCCCGCCGTGCGCCACCGGCCCGGCTGCCGGCGCCGGTGACCTGTCCGGCATCGGCCGGGGCTTCGGTGCCTTCGTGGCGCGGGCCAAGGCCGCCGGCCGGCTCGTGGTCCAACCACGCATGGGCATGGGCAGCCCCCGCCTGATGCGCGAGGGTCTGCTCGCCACGCGCCGGGCCGACGCCACCACGGTCGGCACGATCACCATCGACAGCTACACCCGGGTCGGCAACCACGCCGCCGCCCGGCGCGCCCTCGCCGACGGCATCGACCTCAACGGCTACCCGATCGTCGGGCACGACACGGCCGTCACCCGGGCGGTGCTGCACGGCGTACAGGACGACTCGTTCCCCGTCCAGGTGCGGCACGGCTCCGCCACCCCGCAGCAGATCTTCGCCGCCCTGGTGGCCGCCGGGCTCGACGCCACCGAGGGCGGACCGGTCTCCTACTGCCTGCCGTACAGCCGCACGCCGCTGCGCGAGTCCGTGGCGAACTGGGTGCAGTGCTGCGAGCTGCTGGCCACGCTGGCGCAGACCGGCGCCGAACCGCACCTGGAGACGTTCGGTGGCTGCATGATGGGCCAGCTCTGCCCGCCGGGCCTGCTGGTCGCGATCAGCGTGCTGGAGGCGATGTTCTTCCGCCAGCACGGGGTGCGCAGCATCTCCCTGAGCTACGCCCAGCAGACCGACCCGGAGCAGGACGCCGAGGCGGTACGAGCGTTGCAGCGGCTCGCCGCCGAACTGCTGCCGGACACCGACCGGCACGTCGTCATCTACACCTACATGGGGTTGTACCCGCGGACGCCGGCCGGCGCCCGGGATCTGCTCGTGGCGGCGGCGCGGCTGGCCGTACGGTGCGGCGCCGAGCGGCTGATCGTCAAGACCGAGGCCGAGGCGCACCGGATACCCACCATCGCCGAGAACGTCGCGGCGCTGGAACTGGCCGCGGCGACGGCGGCCGGCGAGCCACGCGGCGGCGGGCCGGTCGGCGACACCGGCGTGTACGCGGAGGCCCGGGCGCTGGTGCAGGCCGTACTGGAGCTCGACGCCGACCTGGGGCGGGCGCTGGTCCGCGCGTTCGACCGCGGCTACCTCGACGTGCCGTACTGCCTGCACCCGGACAACGCCGGGCGTAGCCGCAGCTACATCGACTCCGCCGGCCGGCTGCGCTGGGCGGAGATCGGGGCGATGCCGATCGGCCACGTGGTCGGGGCGTCCCGGCCGCGCCGCGTCACCGCGGCGGACCTGCTCGGCGCCCTGTCGCATGTGGAGAGCAAGTACGACCGTGCCGCGCTTGGGCGGCCGGCGGCGGCGCACCTCCCGGCCCACGACCGGGTGCGGTGCGCGGACGGAGGAGAGATGGCGGAGCACGATGACTGA
- a CDS encoding cobalamin B12-binding domain-containing protein: MSAGPAVAPDRRRHVVLTSTESDSHTWNLVFLQLVLEELGYLVTNLGACVPDQVLVAECLSPPPDLIVISSVNGHGYNDGMRVIPLLRSRPELATVPIVIGGKLGIGGAADADHPAALLRAGFDAVFADDGGVELFRSYVRELPARAAA, encoded by the coding sequence ATGTCCGCAGGTCCGGCCGTCGCTCCGGACCGGCGCCGCCACGTCGTCCTCACCAGCACGGAGTCCGACTCGCACACCTGGAACCTCGTGTTTCTCCAGCTGGTGCTGGAGGAGCTGGGATACCTCGTGACGAATCTGGGCGCCTGCGTGCCCGACCAGGTCCTGGTGGCGGAGTGCCTGTCGCCGCCGCCTGACCTCATCGTCATCAGCAGCGTCAACGGGCACGGCTACAACGACGGGATGCGGGTCATTCCGCTGCTGCGCAGCCGCCCGGAGCTGGCGACGGTGCCGATCGTGATCGGCGGCAAGCTGGGCATCGGCGGCGCCGCCGACGCGGACCACCCGGCGGCGCTGCTGCGGGCCGGCTTCGACGCGGTCTTCGCCGACGACGGCGGCGTCGAGCTGTTCCGTTCGTACGTGCGGGAGTTGCCGGCGCGGGCGGCGGCATGA